GCGGCGAGATTGGCGATGTCCTGCGTGTAGGTGCTCTGCCGCTCGTCGAGTTCCTGCTGCGAGACCGCATCGCGTTGCCGCAGCTGCTGCCAGCGTTCCAGCGAGGATTTGGCGAGGCCGAGACTCGAACGGGTTTGCTCGCGCTGCGCCAACGCCTGCGCGAGTTCCTGATCGATCTCGGGCGTATCCAGATCGGCGAGCAGTTGGCCCTGCTTCACGCGCGTGCCGATATCGGCGTACCAGTGCAGCAGATAGCCGGTGGAGCGCGCATAGATCGGCGATTCGACATAGCCGCGCAACGTGCCCGGCAACAAGGTGTTGCCACTCCCCTCCGTTTGCGCCGGGCTCACCACGTTCACATACTGCGTGGCGTTCTGCTTCGTCGTCTCGGCGACCGAGCGGCTTTGCAGAACATTCGCGATCACCGTGCGCAACGCGCCCACGGCGAGCAGCGCCAGCACGATCCAGATGGCGATTTTGGCGCGCTTCCATTCGCGATTGCGCGGCGGCAAGACACGGCCATCTTCGGTTTCTCGCGCGGAAATCGCCAGCGATGCATGAGTTTTTTCGGTCATCTCAGTCAGCCATCTCAGTCAGCCGTCATTTACATTGAACGTTACGCGGGCTTGCCTGCGCCGCCGTGGTCCGGCGCGGGGCCGTCGTTGCCGTGGCCGCCGGTGGTGTCCGTGTCGTCATCGTCGCGGTGGCGCCGCGCGAGGCGCGTATGAATGCCCGCGAACACCAGTGGCACGAAAAACAGCGTGGACACGGTGGCGAACAACAATCCACCGATCACGGCGCGGCCGAGCGGCGCGTTCTGCTCGGCGCCTTCACCGAGCCCGAGCGCCATCGGAATCATGCCGATGATCATCGCGAACGCCGTCATCAGCACCGGCCTGATCCGGCTCGCCCCCGCTTCGAGCGCGGCGGTGAGCGGCGGCGCACCGGTGGAGAGCCGCTGACGCGCGAACGACACCATCAAAATACTGTTGGCGGTGGCGACGCCCATCGTCATGATCGCGCCCGTCAAGGCGGGCACGCTCAAATGCGTGCCGGTCAGGAACAGCATCCATACGATACCCGCCAGTGCCGCGGGCAATGCGCTGACAATGATCAGCGGATCGACCCACGACTGGAAATTCACCACGATCAGCAGATACACCAGCACGATGGCCATCGCCACGCCGATCCCGAGACCGAAGAACGAAGTGCGCATGGTCTGCACCTGCCCGCGCAAGGTGATCTGGCTACCGCGCGGCAGCGAAGCGCGCACGTCGTTCACCAGTTTGTCGACCTGCGCGGCCACACTGCCCAGGTCGCGCTTTTCGACGCTCACGTACAGGTCGATCACCGGCCTGATGTTGTAGTGCGTGACGACTGCAAACTGATTCTGCGGCGCGACCCGCACGAGGTTGCCGAGCAGTTGCGTCGGACCGGTGGCCGAGCCCGAAACAGGCGTGCGCAACAACTCATCGATCGACGAGATCTGATACTGCGGTGTTTGCACCGCGACGCTGTATTCGACGCCGTTCTTGTTGTTGAACCAGAAACCCGGCGAGGTCTGCGAGCTGCCCGACAAGGAAATGAGCACATTTTGCGCCACATTGCTCGCGCTCAGATTGAGTTGCTGCAGGCGCGTGCGATCCATCTGAAGATTGATCGCCGGTTCGTCCAGTTTCTGCTGGATGTGGGTGTCGACGGTGCCGGGAATCATCCGCACCTGCTTCAGCAGCTTGCGCGCAACGTCGAAGTTGCCCTGCTGATCCGCGCCGGAAATCTGCACGTCCACGGCGGCGGGCAAGCCGAAGTTGAGAATCTGCGTGACGATGTCGGCCGGTTGAAAGAAGAACTCGACGCCCGGAAAGCGCTGCGGCAGGATCGTGCGCAGTTTGTCCATGTAGATCTGCGTCGGGCGGTGGCCTTCTTTCAGGGCCACCTGAATTTCGCCGTCGAGCGTGCCGATCGTGCCCGCATTGCTATACGAAAGATTGATCCCGCTATAGGGCAAACCGAGGTTGTCGAGGATCGTGCCGAGTTCATCGGCCGGCACGACCTCGCGGATCACCTTTTCGACTTCGTCCGCGAGACGCGCGGTTTCCTCGATCCGCGTGCCGGTCGGCGCACGCATGTGAAGACGGATGTCGCCTGCGTCGACGCTCGGAAAGAAGTCCTCGCCGAGCACGAAAACCAGACCCATCGACACCACGCAGAAGCCGAGGAACAGGCTGCCGAAGGTGCCGCGCCGCACCAGCACGCTGCTGAGAATCATGATGTAGGTGGAGCGCATGCGCTCGAAGCCGCGATCGAAGCGCAGATAGAGGCGCCGGAACAGACTCGGCGTGGCATCGGTTTTCGGCTTGTGCGCGTGGCCCATCAGCAGCATGGCCAGCGTCGGCACCAGCGTACGCGACAGAATGTACGAGGCGAGCATGGCGAACACCACCGCTTCGGCAAGCGGCACGAACAGATAACGCGCGACGCCGGTCAGGAAGAACATCGGCACGAACACGATACAGATACACAGCGTCGAGACGAGCGCCGGGATCGCGATTTCGCCGGCGCCGTCGAGAATCGCATCGTGCAGATTCGTGCCCAGATGCAGGTGCCGTTCGATGTTCTCGATCGTCACCGTCGCATCGTCGACCAGAATCCCGACCGCCAGTGCAAGGCCGCCCAGCGTCATGATGTTGATGGTTTGCCCGAGCGCGTGCAGGGCGATCAGCGAGGACAGAATCGACAGCGGAATCGAAATCGCGATGATGCAGGTGCTGCGCCAATTGCCGAGGAACAGCAGGATCATCGCGGCCGTCAGCGCGGCGGCGATCAGCGCCTCGCGCACCACGCCCTGCACCGCCGCCTTCACGAACACCGACTGATCGAATAGCGCGGTGATGTTCAGGTCCGGCGGCAACGCGGCGCGCGCGGCGGGCAGCAGGCCGTGCAGCGTATTGACGATCGAGAGCGTCGACGCACTGCCGTTTTTCAGCACCGACATCAACACGCCGCGATGTCCGTCCTGCCGCACGATATTGGTCTGCGGCGAGAAGCCGTCGCGCACGTGCGCGACTTCACGCAGATACGTCGTCGCGCCGTTGACCGTGCGCACCGGGATGTCGTTGAGCCCTTCCACCGTGGCGGGCGAGCCGTTCATGTTGATCGTGTATTCCTTCGGCCCGATCTTGGCCGTGCCGGTCGGCAGAATCAGGTTTTGCGCATTGAACGCGCCGACCACGTCCGAAGGCGTCAGTCCTTTTGCGAGCAACGCGCGCGTGTCGAGGTCGACCGAGATCAAGCGCGACTTGCCGCCGTACGGGTACGGCACGGCCGCGCCCGGAATCGTCACCAGTTGCGGCCGCAGGAAGTTCAGCGCGGTGTCGTTGAGCGCCTGCTCGGAGAGCTTCGGACTCGACAAGCCGAGCTGGATCACCGGAATGCTGGAAGCCGAGTAGCTGATCACGAGAGGCGGCGTCGCGCCCGGCGGCATCTGCCTGAGCTGCGCCTGTTCGACGGCCACGGTTTGCGCGATCGCGGTCTG
This genomic stretch from Paraburkholderia caffeinilytica harbors:
- a CDS encoding efflux RND transporter permease subunit — protein: MWIVNVALKRPYTFIVMAILILLATPFVLLTTPVDVLPEINIPVVSIIWNYTGLSAEDMANRITSVNERSLTTTVNDIEHIESQSLAGIAILKVFLQPNANIQTAIAQTVAVEQAQLRQMPPGATPPLVISYSASSIPVIQLGLSSPKLSEQALNDTALNFLRPQLVTIPGAAVPYPYGGKSRLISVDLDTRALLAKGLTPSDVVGAFNAQNLILPTGTAKIGPKEYTINMNGSPATVEGLNDIPVRTVNGATTYLREVAHVRDGFSPQTNIVRQDGHRGVLMSVLKNGSASTLSIVNTLHGLLPAARAALPPDLNITALFDQSVFVKAAVQGVVREALIAAALTAAMILLFLGNWRSTCIIAISIPLSILSSLIALHALGQTINIMTLGGLALAVGILVDDATVTIENIERHLHLGTNLHDAILDGAGEIAIPALVSTLCICIVFVPMFFLTGVARYLFVPLAEAVVFAMLASYILSRTLVPTLAMLLMGHAHKPKTDATPSLFRRLYLRFDRGFERMRSTYIMILSSVLVRRGTFGSLFLGFCVVSMGLVFVLGEDFFPSVDAGDIRLHMRAPTGTRIEETARLADEVEKVIREVVPADELGTILDNLGLPYSGINLSYSNAGTIGTLDGEIQVALKEGHRPTQIYMDKLRTILPQRFPGVEFFFQPADIVTQILNFGLPAAVDVQISGADQQGNFDVARKLLKQVRMIPGTVDTHIQQKLDEPAINLQMDRTRLQQLNLSASNVAQNVLISLSGSSQTSPGFWFNNKNGVEYSVAVQTPQYQISSIDELLRTPVSGSATGPTQLLGNLVRVAPQNQFAVVTHYNIRPVIDLYVSVEKRDLGSVAAQVDKLVNDVRASLPRGSQITLRGQVQTMRTSFFGLGIGVAMAIVLVYLLIVVNFQSWVDPLIIVSALPAALAGIVWMLFLTGTHLSVPALTGAIMTMGVATANSILMVSFARQRLSTGAPPLTAALEAGASRIRPVLMTAFAMIIGMIPMALGLGEGAEQNAPLGRAVIGGLLFATVSTLFFVPLVFAGIHTRLARRHRDDDDTDTTGGHGNDGPAPDHGGAGKPA